A single window of Silurus meridionalis isolate SWU-2019-XX chromosome 11, ASM1480568v1, whole genome shotgun sequence DNA harbors:
- the hmgcs1 gene encoding hydroxymethylglutaryl-CoA synthase, cytoplasmic isoform X2, translating to MPGSLPASYLATWPKDVGIIAMEVYIPSLYVDQAELEEFDGVGAGKYTIGLGQARMGFCSDREDINSLCLTVVQRLMERNCLTYDSVGRLEVGTETIIDKSKSVKTVLMQLFEESGNTDVEGIDTTNACYGGTAALFNAVNWVESSSWDGRYALVVAGDIAVYATGSARPTGGAGAVAMLVGPNAPLAFDRGLRGTHMQHAYDFYKPDMVSEYPVVDGKLSIQCYLSALDKCYSVYRNKIQTQWQREGLERSFSLNDFGYMVFHSPYCKLVQKSLARLLLNDFLSHPNPNMETGPFSGLEAFRDVKAEDTYFDRDVEKAFMKASAEMFEQKTKASLLISNQNGNMYTPSVYGCLASILAQFTPQELAGQRVGLFSYGSGFAATLYSIRVTQDATPGSTLDKLVSSLSDIPARLDSRKKVPPAVFAENMKLRQETHHLANYIPQGSVDELFPGTWYLTRVDEKHRRYYARRSLDEPGPLDAGLRNSVTSSEHIPSPVKKMPRIPATTAAPETVSITNGEH from the exons ATGCCTGGTTCTCTCCCCGCGAGCTATTTGGCCACTTGGCCTAAAGATGTCGGCATCATCGCTATGGAGGTGTACATTCCCTCCCTGTACGTAGACCAGGCTGAACTGGAGGAGTTTGATGGCGTAGGAGCGGGGAAGTACACCATTGGGCTCGGGCAAGCACGAATGGGCTTCTGCTCGGACCGGGAGGACATTAACTCACTGTGCCTGACCGTGGTGCAGCGACTTATGGAGAGAAACTGCTTAACGTACGACAGCGTGGGAAGACTCGAGGTGGGCACAGAGACCATCATCGACAAGTCAAAGTCGGTGAAGACGGTTTTAATGCAGTTGTTTGAAGAATCGGGAAACACAGATGTGGAAGGGATCGACACTACGAATGCGTGCTACGGGGGCACCGCTGCTCTTTTCAATGCTGTGAACTGGGTGGAGTCCAGCTCTTGGGACg GTCGCTACGCTCTGGTTGTGGCTGGAGATATCGCGGTGTACGCCACAGGAAGCGCTAGGCCTACAGGGGGCGCTGGAGCAGTGGCTATGCTGGTAGGACCGAACGCACCTCTGGCATTTGATAGAG GTCTACGAGGGACCCACATGCAGCATGCTTATGATTTTTATAAACCCGATATGGTGTCCGAGTATCCTGTAGTGGATGGCAAGCTCTCAATCCAGTGCTACCTCAGTGCATTGGACAAATGCTACTCTGTCTACCGCAATAAAATCCAAACCCAATGGCAAAGAG AGGGTCTTGAAAGAAGTTTCAGCCTGAATGACTTCGGCTACATGGTCTTCCACTCTCCCTATTGTAAACTGGTTCAGAAGTCTCTGGCTCGACTCCTGCTGAATGACTTTCTTTCCCATCCCAACCCTAACATGGAAACTGGGCCATTCAGTGGCCTGGAGGCCTTCAG GGATGTGAAGGCCGAGGACACATATTTTGACCGTGACGTGGAAAAAGCCTTCATGAAAGCAAGCGCGGAGATGTTTGAGCAGAAAACCAAGGCTTCCCTACTCATATCCAACCAGAATGGCAACATGTACACACCGTCTGTGTACGGCTGTCTGGCTTCCATTCTAGCACA ATTTACACCTCAGGAGCTGGCAGGTCAGAGAGTTGGCTTGTTCTCTTATGGATCAGGCTTCGCTGCCACGCTCTACTCAATCAGAGTGACACAAGATGCTACACCTG GCTCTACTCTAGATAAACTGGTTTCCAGTCTGTCAGATATACCGGCTCGACTGGACTCTAGGAAGAAGGTTCCACCTGCTGTCTTTGCAGAAAACATGAAGCTGAGACAGGAGACCCATCACTTAG CAAACTACATCCCTCAGGGTTCAGTGGACGAGCTGTTCCCCGGAACATGGTATCTAACGCGCGTGGACGAGAAACACCGAAGGTATTATGCCAGACGTTCCCTGGATGAACCCGGACCTCTAGACGCAGGACTTCGAAATTCTGTGACCTCTTCCGAG CACATCCCCAGCCCTGTGAAGAAGATGCCACGCATCCCAGCCACCACTGCTGCCCCTGAAACAGTCTCCATTACTAATGGAGAGCATTGA
- the hmgcs1 gene encoding hydroxymethylglutaryl-CoA synthase, cytoplasmic isoform X1 — protein sequence MFKSPIIMPGSLPASYLATWPKDVGIIAMEVYIPSLYVDQAELEEFDGVGAGKYTIGLGQARMGFCSDREDINSLCLTVVQRLMERNCLTYDSVGRLEVGTETIIDKSKSVKTVLMQLFEESGNTDVEGIDTTNACYGGTAALFNAVNWVESSSWDGRYALVVAGDIAVYATGSARPTGGAGAVAMLVGPNAPLAFDRGLRGTHMQHAYDFYKPDMVSEYPVVDGKLSIQCYLSALDKCYSVYRNKIQTQWQREGLERSFSLNDFGYMVFHSPYCKLVQKSLARLLLNDFLSHPNPNMETGPFSGLEAFRDVKAEDTYFDRDVEKAFMKASAEMFEQKTKASLLISNQNGNMYTPSVYGCLASILAQFTPQELAGQRVGLFSYGSGFAATLYSIRVTQDATPGSTLDKLVSSLSDIPARLDSRKKVPPAVFAENMKLRQETHHLANYIPQGSVDELFPGTWYLTRVDEKHRRYYARRSLDEPGPLDAGLRNSVTSSEHIPSPVKKMPRIPATTAAPETVSITNGEH from the exons ccCAATTATAATGCCTGGTTCTCTCCCCGCGAGCTATTTGGCCACTTGGCCTAAAGATGTCGGCATCATCGCTATGGAGGTGTACATTCCCTCCCTGTACGTAGACCAGGCTGAACTGGAGGAGTTTGATGGCGTAGGAGCGGGGAAGTACACCATTGGGCTCGGGCAAGCACGAATGGGCTTCTGCTCGGACCGGGAGGACATTAACTCACTGTGCCTGACCGTGGTGCAGCGACTTATGGAGAGAAACTGCTTAACGTACGACAGCGTGGGAAGACTCGAGGTGGGCACAGAGACCATCATCGACAAGTCAAAGTCGGTGAAGACGGTTTTAATGCAGTTGTTTGAAGAATCGGGAAACACAGATGTGGAAGGGATCGACACTACGAATGCGTGCTACGGGGGCACCGCTGCTCTTTTCAATGCTGTGAACTGGGTGGAGTCCAGCTCTTGGGACg GTCGCTACGCTCTGGTTGTGGCTGGAGATATCGCGGTGTACGCCACAGGAAGCGCTAGGCCTACAGGGGGCGCTGGAGCAGTGGCTATGCTGGTAGGACCGAACGCACCTCTGGCATTTGATAGAG GTCTACGAGGGACCCACATGCAGCATGCTTATGATTTTTATAAACCCGATATGGTGTCCGAGTATCCTGTAGTGGATGGCAAGCTCTCAATCCAGTGCTACCTCAGTGCATTGGACAAATGCTACTCTGTCTACCGCAATAAAATCCAAACCCAATGGCAAAGAG AGGGTCTTGAAAGAAGTTTCAGCCTGAATGACTTCGGCTACATGGTCTTCCACTCTCCCTATTGTAAACTGGTTCAGAAGTCTCTGGCTCGACTCCTGCTGAATGACTTTCTTTCCCATCCCAACCCTAACATGGAAACTGGGCCATTCAGTGGCCTGGAGGCCTTCAG GGATGTGAAGGCCGAGGACACATATTTTGACCGTGACGTGGAAAAAGCCTTCATGAAAGCAAGCGCGGAGATGTTTGAGCAGAAAACCAAGGCTTCCCTACTCATATCCAACCAGAATGGCAACATGTACACACCGTCTGTGTACGGCTGTCTGGCTTCCATTCTAGCACA ATTTACACCTCAGGAGCTGGCAGGTCAGAGAGTTGGCTTGTTCTCTTATGGATCAGGCTTCGCTGCCACGCTCTACTCAATCAGAGTGACACAAGATGCTACACCTG GCTCTACTCTAGATAAACTGGTTTCCAGTCTGTCAGATATACCGGCTCGACTGGACTCTAGGAAGAAGGTTCCACCTGCTGTCTTTGCAGAAAACATGAAGCTGAGACAGGAGACCCATCACTTAG CAAACTACATCCCTCAGGGTTCAGTGGACGAGCTGTTCCCCGGAACATGGTATCTAACGCGCGTGGACGAGAAACACCGAAGGTATTATGCCAGACGTTCCCTGGATGAACCCGGACCTCTAGACGCAGGACTTCGAAATTCTGTGACCTCTTCCGAG CACATCCCCAGCCCTGTGAAGAAGATGCCACGCATCCCAGCCACCACTGCTGCCCCTGAAACAGTCTCCATTACTAATGGAGAGCATTGA